A part of Liolophura sinensis isolate JHLJ2023 chromosome 1, CUHK_Ljap_v2, whole genome shotgun sequence genomic DNA contains:
- the LOC135461390 gene encoding calponin homology domain-containing protein DDB_G0272472-like, translating to MVLTDLPFERNSRLQSRYDLIRPAKRPDSAPPKHRDRKQSANSKKSSEEYAGFLKFQERSVGPNGFLDSSRYCHSFTVKSKRKTSPGPTGVPQSLSAPTSVSLSARINQDSRDYDKRMKVIEDHMWKHKQEERELKRAEGDIIKNQQAVRHSLRNYENLVNRKRRAEDKKLSKGQEKYVVMQRENTHAKEELTKRRIQHNINMEQELKDVDRKCLLKEMELRRKYQTKKSELELKRVERARISQEFETKMKTKEEEEYKLQKELADLAIGLNMEVLKHRQEIFDKESQKEKEVAKNIEADLANEKSLNSKISKGDGDIKEAELTKRKLSADLSKTRAHIAIKTRDEHRRLTDTQMRLTDNVNTQRQLNDAARFADMDLRAKKIEQRLQAHNERRQTQLSSRISQKRDREEAQQAILQEKFRKRYNEQRRKEHEDSLKFFQKMVSKGEETEQNLYNKVRNAEYARQKQEQTIKHLQLALQEIKRENAEKIKKELADSFRHEKECEEKLLREKAELDKAHAQREESYMKLQHHRTLLKEDRYQLEEHKREHERLTKIGLKSDLTSDSFIYT from the exons ATGGTTCTGACAGATTTACCTTTTGAGAGGAATTCTCGTCTGCAAAGTCGATATGATTTGATTAGGCCAGCCAAACGTCCTGATAGTGCTCCTCCCAAACACAGGGACCGGAAGCAGTCAGCAAATTCAAAGAAATCAAGTGAAGAATACGCTGGGTTTCTGAA ATTTCAGGAGCGTAGTGTGGGCCCAAATGGATTTCTCGACTCTTCTCGTTACTGCCATTCCTTCACGGTCAAATCGAAAAGGAAAACATCACCTGGTCCGACAGGTGTGCCCCAGTCTCTGTCTGCACCCACCAGCGTGTCCTTGTCTGCAAGGATCAATCAGGACTCCAGGGATTATGACAAGAGAATGAAAGTCATTGAG GACCACATGTGGAAACACAAACAAGAGGAAAGAGAACTGAAAAGGGCAGAAGGGGACATCATCAAGAATCAGCAAGCTGTCAGACATTCACTTAGGAATTATGAGAACT TGGTTAACAGGAAAAGACGAGCAGAAGACAAGAAGTTAAGTAAAGGTCAGGAGAAGTATGTTGTCATGCAGAGAGAGAACACCCATGCAAAGGAGGAG CTGACCAAAAGACGAATCCAGCACAACATAAACATGGAACAAGAATTGAAAGATGTGGATCGCAAATGTCTTCTAAAGGA AATGGAATTGAGAAGAAAATACCAGACTAAAAAAAGTGAGCTGGAGTTGAAACGAGTAGAGAGGGCAAGAATAAGCCAAGAGTTTGAGACCAAGATGAAGACTAAAGAA gaAGAAGAGTATAAACTACAGAAAGAATTGGCTGATCTGGCCATTGGACTCAACATGGAGGTGCTGAAACATAGACAGGAGATATTTGACAAGGAGAG TCAAAAGGAAAAGGAGGTAGCAAAGAATATTGAAGCAGATTTGGCCAATGAGAAGTCATTGAACTCAAAAATCAG TAAAGGTGACGGGGACATTAAAGAGGCTGAATTGACAAAGAGAAAGCTGAGTGCTGACTTGTCTAAGACACGTGCACACATTGCCATTAAGACCAGAGACG AACATCGCCGTCTGACAGACACCCAGATGAGGTTAACTGACAATGTCAACACGCAGAGACAGCTGAATGATGCGGCGAGATTTGCTGACATGGATTTGAGGGCCAAGAAAATTGAACAACGCCTTCAG GCGCACAACGAACGTCGACAAACGCAACTCTCAAGCCGCATCAGTCAGAAGAGGGACAGAGAAGAAGCGCAGCAAGCTATACTGCAGGAGAAGTTCCGCAAGCGCTACAATGAACAGCGCCGCAAAGAGCACGAGGACAGCCTGAAATTTTTCCAG AAAATGGTGAGCAAAGGGGAAGAAACAGAACAGAACCTGTACAATAAAGTTCGGAATGCTGAATACGCTCGGCAGAAACAGGAGCAGACCATCAAGCATCTTCAGCTTGCCCTCCAAGAAATCAAGCGCGAAAATGCCGAAAAGATTAAGAAAGAATTGGCAGATTCCTTCAGACATGAGAAGGAATGCGAGGAAAAGTTACTGCGGGAAAAGGCTGAACTTGATAAG
- the LOC135461422 gene encoding LOW QUALITY PROTEIN: cilia- and flagella-associated protein 299-like (The sequence of the model RefSeq protein was modified relative to this genomic sequence to represent the inferred CDS: deleted 2 bases in 2 codons) encodes MEEEVPSGSDNIVTEFNTYEDFLDSQITSLDLYYLEDEELARQLVELGYRGSGEVLKREEFEARKAAAEASRLSKRSQQKTLASSGKELKDPLLKTLAQREEANRTGKMTTIVFIRDKNARGQEISGYIDYAHRLKTEDFEPYFSGKKRLLPRPSDLSFYNWETQTSTSNPTPNYQVIAENASGLLFKNKRDRKILNVDPKAASPGDNSTRTVIDKTKYIQVVLYDHITRRKT; translated from the exons ATGGAGGAGGAAGTTCCAAGCGGGAGTGACAACATCGTGACTGAGTTTAACACATACGAAGACTTTCTCGACTCCCAAATAACGTCACTAGATCTGTACTACCTCGAG GATGAAGAGCTTGCACGTCAGCTGGTAGAATTAGGTTACAGGGGCAGTGGAGAAGTTCTAAAGCGAGAGGAGTTTGAGGCTCGCAAAGCTGCTGCTGAAGCAAGCAGATTGTCAAAGAGAAGTCAGCAAAA AACTCTAGCAAGCTCTGGTAAAGAATTGAAAGATCCATTGCTGAAAACTTTAGCACAAAGGGAAGAAGCCAACAGAACAGGCAAAATGACT acCATTGTGTTTATCCGGGACAAGAAT GCTCGTGGACAGGAAATCTCGGGATACATTGACTACGCC CACAGACTGAAAACTGAGGATTTTGAGCCCTATTTTTCTGGTAAAAAGAGACTTCTGCCAAGACCATCTGATTTAAG TTTCTATAACTGGGAGACACAGACGTCAACATCAAATCCCACTCCTAACTACCAGGTGATAGCAGAGAATGCTTCTGGTCTCCTCTTCAAAAATAAAAGAGACAGGAAGATTTTAAATGTTGATCCCAAA GCAGCCTCTCCAGGGGATAATTCCACCAGAACTGTGATTGATAAAACCAAATATATCCAAGTCGTTCTTTATGATCATATCACCAGGAGGAAGACGTAA
- the LOC135482094 gene encoding telomerase protein component 1-like has product MEKGMEKLNMGSLTTGEAPYPLQTKVSSITPGEAPSSWKSVNIDKLLTDEGYDETSADEFYWWNVVDKLNTQTPMAVIPDTKRKTWKTIRLFVSSTFKDMNSEREHLVKQIFPQLRQWCEGRKLRLIECDLRWGIPKDSDTSKTLIGCLSQIDRCREENECPYFLCMLSERYGWCPQPTEVPDHIKTRYKWMPGISVTSLEILTGAYWDHNPNVSVEVFLEGQNCKNQGIPVTGFGNRHISSKCYGTTVR; this is encoded by the exons ATGGAGAAGGGTATGGAGAAACTGAACATGGGTTCACTCACCACCGGTGAAGCACCCTACCCTCTTCAGACAAAGGTTTCATCAATCACCCCTGGTGAAGCACCCTCAAGTTGGAAGTCTGTGAACATTGATAAATTGTTGACGGATGAAGGATATGATGAAACCAGCGCTGATGAATTTTACTGGTGGAATGTTGTGGACAAACTGAACACACAAACACCGATGGCAGTGATACCGGACACAAAG AGAAAGACTTGGAAGACAATTCGTTTATTTGTCAGCAGTACTTTTAAAGACATGAATTCTGAGAGAGAACATTTGGTGAAGCAAATATTCCCGCAGCTTCGTCAGTGGTGTGAGGGGAGAAAACTCCGGTTGATAGAGTGTGACCTGCGCTGGGGAATCCCCAAAGACTCTGACACCAGCAAAACCCTCATTGGTTGCTTGTCTCAGATTgacag ATGTCGTGAGGAGAATGAGTGTCCGTACTTCCTGTGCATGTTGTCAGAAAGGTATGGCTGGTGTCCGCAGCCTACAGAGGTGCCAGATCACATCAAAACCAG GTACAAGTGGATGCCAGGCATATCTGTAACATCACTAGAGATCCTCACCGGGGCCTACTGGGATCACAACCCGAACGTAAGTGTAGAAGTCTTCTTAGAAGGTCAAAATTGCAAGAATCAGGGGATTCCTGTGACAGGTTTTGGAAATAGACACATTTCATCCAAGTGTTATGGCACGACAGTGAGATAA